CCTCCAATTTGACAGACCTAGCCTTCCATCAGTAACATCATAGTTCGAATCATATATCAGCACAACTTATATTAGCGAGTGCAAAAGTATACACTACAAATCCGAAAATAAGAAGTCATAAATCTTAAAGGAAGGTGACAACCACATAACTTTTTATAACTTAAAAGATTGTCGAGGAATCTAATTTGGTTTTATTGGGTTGTTTTTTAAGACAGAAACAATGTCACACTTGCGATTGTGATTAGTCCATACAGCATGAATAGGatacaaaagaaaaggagatCAGCGTAGAACCTTCTAGAGTCATGCCAAAAATAACAGCCTAGCGACTGGGATTTGCATTAGAAAGAATTTGCATTATACTGAAAAACCCcaaccaccaccttttgaaaAACAATCGTCGGCTATAAGGAAACTGGATGTGTAGGGACACATTTAAGAAACATTAGCAGAGAGTTGTACAAAACAATTACTCGTATTTTGTAAGAATGACTAGTTTATTCTAAATACTGCATTACCGACTCTGTTTTCAGAATGATATATGGTTTTTAATTGTGTCACCAGGAGCTTGTGGCTGACGAACCTGCTGAAGCTTGCTCTAATGTCAGCAACCCTGAAAGCATCGCTTCAACAAGCAGCGAGATTGTGGAAATCACTGTCTGCAACCCTGAAAACATAGCCCAAAGGGCCAGAGATCGAATAAGTAGAACAATTGCTAGAGATGAAGAGGTGCCCCAGCTCGTGGGTCGGGAGAAAGAAATGGATTGGCTAGTCAGCGCAATGACAGACACTAACAATGAGCAAAATAATGTTATACCAATCTGTGGTATGAGGGGCATCGGCAAGACCGCCCTTGTACGAAATGCCTACTGTCATCAGGATGTCATTGATCATTTCACACACCGTGCCTGGGTGACTGTATCATATCCTCTTAACAAAGGCAATTTATTCCATAATATACTTCAGCATTTCAAGTCAAATGATAATAATTCCTATTTGAGGAGGCCATTACAAGAAATGTACATTGAAGAGCTGATTGAATTTTATGAGGTGAATAAGCGCACCTGCCATTTCAGATgtcttgttgttgttgatggaCTCTCTACCACCCAAGCATGGAATTTAGTCAAATCGTCCTTATTGTTGGAAGATTATAAAGCATTACTTCGAATAATAGTCACCACTAGGGAACTTCAAGTTGCTAAATATTGTTCCAATACTGACTTTGTGTACAACCTCAGCCGCCTAAGTGAAAATGACGCCTCCGAGTTATTCTGTCTGAAGGTATTTCTTGAAaactttctacaattttttaggCATTCATATTGTATTGTCGATAAAGTTATACACTATAAAGCTCGTTCACTATATGAAACAGGTATGGAAGTCTTTATTTACAATTGAATTAGCATTTACTAACGAGAGTGAGATATGAATTAGATCTTGATCATGCCCAACAAGTCTTGATGTTCAACCTCAGCTTATAAAAATAAGATTCTGTCTATTGTTGATTTAAGCTTTTTTTCCTAATATAATTCCTTTCTGCTCTGTGTACTAATTCTATCTGAACaagttattttaattttttatataaatgttTACCTATAAAAAATGAATTAATCAAGTTTGTATCTGAACAATTTGATATGTTTATATGAGCCAAAACAAAACATACATGTTTGCACCCAAATCCACAATTCTATCGCAATGTTTATCGTTGGTCAAGATTACACCTCTATGAAAGTGTGCTAACATAAAACATGAATTTTATTGCCACAGGCATTTGGGAGAGCCACTGAAGTTAAATTAAGTGCAGAGATGGTTAAGCAAAAATACCAGATGCTGGATAAATGTGGGGGCATTCCTTTTGCTATCGTTGATGTATGTCAGCTTGTGGCTTATAGACCTTTTACAGCTAGAGAATGGGAAAGTATAAACAAGAATATCAAGCTGTATCAGTAACCAACTCCAGAACTTGAATCCATGAGGGCAACTCTGGAGTCATGTTACAGTAGTTTGTCCTACCACGTTAAGTATTGCTTTATGTACCTCAGCATTTTCCAAGAAGATCTGAACATAAAGCGTAGGCGGTTGGTGAAGCGATGGATTGATGAAGGATATATGATGGGAATATGAGGACCTGAAGCTGAGAAACTTGGGGAGAATGTGTTCAATGAGTTCCTTAGTATGACTTTTATCCAACCAACCAAGTACGCAGCAATAACAAGTGGAAGAGTAACAAGCTGCAGTATTCACCCTCTAATGCTACAGATCAGCACAGTGGAAGCCAAGGAGGAGAAGTTGGTGTGCATTCTTGACAATGATCACAGTGATGTGGCCTCAGGGGATATAATAAGGCATCTGGTTGTCAGGAGGAACTGGAGCAGGGATAATGAGGACAGGTACAAGAGCATGGATCTATCCTGTGTTCGCTCACTCACGGTTTTTAGTGGCGGCCATTTTTCCTGTCACGCAACATGCACTTCCTGAGGGTGCTGGATTTGGAAGCCGTGGAAGGTCTAACAGGGCTTGAACTCGAGCACGGGTATTGAACAACTACCGAAATCAGTGGGCAAACTTCAATTCCTTGAGACTCTAGATATCAGATACACCAAAGTCAGGACGCTGCCATCCACTATAGGTCACCTTAAAAGCCTATGTTGTCTTCGTGGTGGTTTGTCCCTACAAGCTGACCCTGCTcgaagtggtggtggtggtgatccaTGGGGCATGGATGTCCCCAAGGACATAGGGAAGCTTCAAGAACTGAAAACAACGGGTACCTTGAGCATCGGAAATCAAGACCGTCAAGTTCTTCAGGAGCTGAGTAGACTGCCGCAGTTACAGCGGTTAAGTGTTACCGGCATTACTGATCAGAATGGCCCTGACTTGTGCTCCACCCTCCAGCATCTCAGCTGCCTTCAGTCTTTGGCCTTGCACTCTCCAGGATTTCTTCAAGGTTTACCTCAGAGCTTGCTGGCGGATTCCTTACAATCTCCTCTGGAATGCCTTGAAGTTCTGAAGCTGTACGGCAACCTCCCTGCCCTTCCACAATGGATCTCGGGTTTATGGAACCTGTTCAAGTTATACCTGCGCAATACAAAACTCGAAGGACCATTGTACGGCATGAATGTCCTTGAACATCTGCCTAACTTGACCACTCTTCTTTTGTTAAAAGATTCCATTCTGGCACCGCAGCTGACATTTAAATATGGTGCATTTgaagagcttgagctgctggAGTTGTCATGTTTGGCGGATCTAGCGTCTTTGGCATTTAAAGCATGGGCAATGCCTAAGATCAAAACACTTCACGTTAATGGCTGCAATAATCTGGATGGCCTGTTGATCAAAAAAGGTGCAATGGCTAAACCCGAGACTCTGGAAATTAAATACTGTTATGGTCTACGTTTGGTGTCATTTGAAGGTGCATCCGTAAGAATGCCTATGCTCAAGAAGTTCCAAGTTGGTGATTGCAAAAATCTTCGGCTGTTGAAATTTGCAAAGGGAGACATGCCTAACCTTGAGACACTCCCAAGTCAGGAACTCTTATAATCTGTGGATAAAATTTGAAGCAGGGGCTCTGCCAAAGCTGAAGATGCTCCAAATTAGTGGCTGCAGAAAAGTGCAATGGCTGCCATTGGGACTCCCAGCTGGTGATGACCCGTGGGTTTCATCAATTGATGCCGGAGCTATGCCTAACCTCGAAACCCTCCATATCGGAGACTGCTATGAGCTACATAACATGTCATTTGGATGTGGAGCAATGCCTAAGCTTGAGGCTATCCGTTTTGAATGGTGCAAATATCTTAGGGCATTGACATTCGAACTGGGAGCTACACCTAAGGTTGATACACTCAAAATTATTGAGTGCCATCCTCTGAATTTGATTGCACTGTCAGGACTGCAGCATCTCAATCTAAGATCAAATGTTTTTGAGTAAATGTGCCCTGTACTAGGGACTAGCTCATCTCCTGGAACACAGGACCGACTGCCTTGCAGACATCTCCCAGGTTTTGATTACATGCATGCAGAGTAATCAAAGTAGTAATTGTGTACCATTTCTTGCTTGATTCAGAGTTCCAGTTGTTCTTCTGTATTATGTTTGGAAGCTACTGCCGGTTATGGCCTTAATAATTTCTTAATTTCCACACTGTCGTTCTTCAAACTTTTTTCCCCTCCTCAAGTAACTTGTCAATGATTGTTACTGCAGAAATGCTTGTTCCAGTTACTGCTTACAGGCATGGTATATGCCCGACTTCTTTTTCATATAATTCATGTAGAGAATTGTTTTTACAGAATCCTCACCCCTCAAGTGACAAAACAATAATCCTGGTGTAAGGGTACGTTCTTTCAGTGTTTGTTCATGGGATTTATGCAAAAGTCCCTCCACTTTAGTTCTTAAAGAACTGAACAGAAGGGGTTTTTAGGGACTTAAAGTGCAAACTGAGGCTAAAAATCAGAAGTCCCTCTTGGAGGAGCTTTTTGGGACTAAAAGCCTACATGAGGCCTACAATTTCACCCTTACCTCCGGCCCTCACCTCTTGGATGCATGCAGATTAAGGGTAATATGGTCATTTATGCATTTCATTTAATGACCTCTAGTCCCCTTTAATTCCTAGAACCAAACAGAACGAGACTAAAGTTTTTAGTCTAGAGACCAAAATTAGTCCAGGGACTTTTGCAACCAAAATGGGTCTAAGGGAAGCGATGAGAGGAATGGCCCCTGCCGGATGAAACTTCCTTCTTATCGATAACGCTGGAAAATTTGATCGTCAACATTGTATGTCAGGAAATAGACAGGAGTGCAAGAGTGCTACTACTGCTATGGAGAACTTGGCAGATGCGGAATAACATCACGCATGAGACGGAGAAGCTATCTTTTGCAAAGTCAGTGGGCTTCCTGACCAAGTATTGGACGGAACTGTGCTCATTACGACAATGCCACCATGGTTGCAGGTCGTAGTGAGAATTTGGCATACAATGAGAATTTGTGAGTGGGCTTCCTACCAAATATTGGACAGAACTGTGCTCACTACGATAATGTCATATAATTCATGTAGAGAATTGTTTTTACAGAATCCTCACCCCTCAAGTGACAAAACAATAATCCTGGTGTAAGTGTACGTTCTTTCAGTGTCTCTTCTCCAGCGGTGATGATGCCGTCCCCAGTGCGCCGTGCCGATGCAAAAAGGAGGGACTGGGATCGTGAGGCTCGTTTGCAGCCTACTGAAACACTGATGTTTGGCTGCAAGTCGTGAGGGTAGAGCACCGGCTTGTCCCCGCCATGCCAAAACGATGTCGCGGCCGATGATCGAGTTATTATGTGCTGGATGGATTCAGACGGCGTCATTTTTGTGCATCAAATCTTGGACCACGAACCCGTTGAGAAGAGAGTTCGGATGCAGTTTTCCCTTTTATGCTAGTTTCCCATATTTTGACATGCTAACATTTTGGAAGTGAACTAATCACGCTCGTTATGCCCTGCTAAGCTGAGGTCCAGTCCAGCGACAAGAGGGCGAAATGATGGATCTTCAGATATCACAAGACGGATTCTTTCTTGGTCCTATTTTGGACTCCCCTGCTTCCCGCCTAGAGTTCCCGGGAACACACTGCAACCTGAATTCAGTGGCTATCGTATTTGAATTGAATATTGATCCATGGAGGAGGTTTCTTAACACTCATGCAGTAGGGGAACAAATGCAGATCTCTGTACCGTGCACACCTGCGCATGCACATCACCTGACCGAACACAATTTGCTAATTACCAAAGAAACTGCAGCCAAGTCTGAAAAAACTCTGCTGGCTAGAAGAGCAAAAGGCCAACACGACGGCGTCCGATTCGATCACCCACTGCACCATGGCACCATGCTGCGCTACTACTGTTACTTTTACCACAACCAGCCTGGGATTGTGACTGTGACGCGCCACAGGATCGGACGCTGctccggcggcgctcgccggcggaggcAGAGGGGCCGTGGTACAACCAGGCGGCGCAGGTGCAGCAGCAGACCGCCGGCGCCCGGCCCAGCGCCACCACGCACGCCAGGGCCAG
The nucleotide sequence above comes from Panicum virgatum strain AP13 chromosome 3K, P.virgatum_v5, whole genome shotgun sequence. Encoded proteins:
- the LOC120699598 gene encoding putative disease resistance protein At1g50180 isoform X1, with the protein product MLRQFQSSASQQEKKVLEGAAIVDVLQSIDTMCEIQLIIRALDGILQHKRYLLVINDTSTREEWNSIKLYLRPDIKNANRIIVTSLDEGVARYCAGGLTSSSFCLSVGTATLPAFCNMELVADEPAEACSNVSNPESIASTSSEIVEITVCNPENIAQRARDRISRTIARDEEVPQLVGREKEMDWLVSAMTDTNNEQNNVIPICGMRGIGKTALVRNAYCHQDVIDHFTHRAWVTVSYPLNKGNLFHNILQHFKSNDNNSYLRRPLQEMYIEELIEFYEVNKRTCHFRCLVVVDGLSTTQAWNLVKSSLLLEDYKALLRIIVTTRELQVAKYCSNTDFVYNLSRLSENDASELFCLKAFGRATEVKLSAEMVKQKYQMLDKCGGIPFAIVDVCQLVAYRPFTAREWESINKNIKLYQ
- the LOC120699598 gene encoding putative disease resistance protein At1g50180 isoform X2 → MCEIQLIIRALDGILQHKRYLLVINDTSTREEWNSIKLYLRPDIKNANRIIVTSLDEGVARYCAGGLTSSSFCLSVGTATLPAFCNMELVADEPAEACSNVSNPESIASTSSEIVEITVCNPENIAQRARDRISRTIARDEEVPQLVGREKEMDWLVSAMTDTNNEQNNVIPICGMRGIGKTALVRNAYCHQDVIDHFTHRAWVTVSYPLNKGNLFHNILQHFKSNDNNSYLRRPLQEMYIEELIEFYEVNKRTCHFRCLVVVDGLSTTQAWNLVKSSLLLEDYKALLRIIVTTRELQVAKYCSNTDFVYNLSRLSENDASELFCLKAFGRATEVKLSAEMVKQKYQMLDKCGGIPFAIVDVCQLVAYRPFTAREWESINKNIKLYQ